The Lycium ferocissimum isolate CSIRO_LF1 chromosome 10, AGI_CSIRO_Lferr_CH_V1, whole genome shotgun sequence genome window below encodes:
- the LOC132035257 gene encoding uncharacterized protein LOC132035257: MPNQMTTNHVRSTSLPTATHPLIVNAEQQLQRLKSSEGTSTSSNSTICPKLDGLKKLYDCVDDVLKLPITQQVHEKHAKLLEQVSDVSLNVLDTCIITKDAFSQMKESVQLLQSSLRRARGGESNLSTQVDAYMASNKKLNKVICKCFKDLKQKENNQSIVIEDSDFTSLISLMKGVEDFSLIVLESTLSFISHPKMRSSRASSWSLVKMLKPKRVSCEGIDISEVEKIHMELLLLRNEKIDQSQILSAIKKLQAFESSIQQLEESLGAIFRLLLKNRVSILNILSH; encoded by the coding sequence ATGCCAAATCAAATGACCACAAATCATGTTCGTTCCACGAGCTTGCCTACAGCAACTCATCCTCTCATTGTGAATGCAGAGCAGCAGTTGCAACGGTTAAAGTCATCGGAAGGAACTTCCACATCTTCTAACTCGACGATATGCCCAAAATTGGATGGGCTCAAAAAATTATACGATTGTGTTGATGATGTTCTCAAGTTGCCAATTACTCAACAGGTTCATGAAAAACATGCCAAATTACTTGAACAAGTATCTGATGTGTCCCTTAATGTTTTGGATACTTGTATCATCACTAAAGATGCTTTCTCACAGATGAAAGAAAGTGTTCAACTACTCCAGTCGTCTCTTCGAAGAGCTAGAGGTGGAGAATCTAACTTATCCACTCAAGTTGATGCATACATGGCATCTAACAAGAAATTGAACAAAGTGATTTGCAAATGTTTCAAAGATTTGAAGCAGAAAGAAAATAATCAGTCAATAGTAATAGAAGATTCTGACTTTACATCATTGATTAGCCTAATGAAAGGAGTTGAAGATTTTAGTCTTATAGTGTTGGAATCAACTCTATCTTTTATCTCCCATCCAAAGATGAGATCATCAAGGGCAAGTAGTTGGTCTTTGGTCAAGATGTTGAAGCCAAAGAGAGTTTCATGTGAAGGAATTGATATATCTGAAGTAGAGAAGATACACATGGAGTTACTTCTTCTGAGAAACGAGAAGATAGATCAATCACAGATACTAAGTGCAATTAAAAAATTGCAGGCATTTGAGTCGAGCATTCAACAACTAGAGGAGAGTCTTGGAGCTATCTTTAGGCTTCTCTTGAAAAACCGAGTTTCCATTCTCAACATTCTCAGCCACTAA
- the LOC132033051 gene encoding ATP-dependent zinc metalloprotease FTSH, chloroplastic, whose product MANSLLSSNFLGSQIFVSPPTPKTTKKYFHFQSKRKCIVNKKPNSDNNFKNIPSQAALAALLFSSITPQQAFALDNTTPIAPPQVIQAEAQKPTSPFSQNLILNAPKTQTQPNPDIPDGSQWRYSEFLNAVKKGKVERVRFSKDGSTLQLTAIDGRRANVTVPNDPDLIDILAMNGVDISVSEGEGGNGLFSVIGNLLFPIIAFAGLFFLFRRSQGGPGGPGGLGGPMDFGRSKSKFQEVPETGVTFADVAGADQAKLELQEVVDFLKNPDKYTALGAKIPKGCLLVGPPGTGKTLLARAVAGEAGVPFFSCAASEFVELFVGVGASRVRDLFEKAKSKAPCIVFIDEIDAVGRQRGAGLGGGNDEREQTINQLLTEMDGFSGNSGVIVLAATNRPDVLDSALLRPGRFDRQVTVDRPDVAGRVRILQVHSRGKALAKDVDFDKIARRTPGFTGADLQNLMNEAAILAARRDLKEISKDEISDALERIIAGPEKKNAVVSEEKKKLVAYHEAGHALVGALMPEYDPVAKISIIPRGQAGGLTFFAPSEERLESGLYSRSYLENQMAVALGGRVAEEVIFGQDNVTTGASNDFMQVSRVARQMVERLGFSKKIGQVAIGGGGGNPFLGQSMSSQKDYSMATADVVDAEVRELVEKAYERATQIITTHIDILHKLAQLLIEKETVDGEEFMSLFIDGKAELYIS is encoded by the exons ATGGCAAATTCTCTGCTCTCTTCCAACTTCTTGGGTTCTCAAATCTTTGTCTCTCCTCCAACACCTAAAaccacaaaaaaatatttccattTTCAGTCCAAAAGAAAGTGTATAGTCAACAAAAAACCCAATTCAGATAATAATTTCAAGAACATCCCTTCACAAGCTGCTTTAGCTGCTTTACTCTTTTCTTCAATCACTCCACAACAGGCTTTTGCTCTTGATAATACAACCCCAATAGCACCACCACAAGTAATTCAAGCTGAAGCACAAAAACCAACATCACCCTTTTCTCAAAATCTAATCTTGAATGCTCCAAAGACCCAAACACAGCCTAATCCTGACATTCCAGATGGTTCTCAATGGAGATACAGTGAATTCTTGAATGCTGttaaaaagggtaaagttgAAAGGGTTAGATTTAGTAAAGATGGAAGTACCCTTCAACTTACAGCAATTGATGGTCGTAGAGCTAATGTAACTGTACCTAATGACCCTGATTTAATTGACATTTTAGCTATGAATGGTGTTGATATATCAGTTTCTGAAGGTGAAGGTGGAAATGGGTTGTTTAGTGTTATTGGGAATTTGTTATTTCCAATTATTGCTTTTGCTGGGCTGTTCTTTCTTTTCAGGAGGTCTCAGGGCGGGCCTGGAGGGCCCGGTGGGCTGGGCGGGCCGATGGATTTCGGCCGGTCCAAGTCCAAGTTTCAGGAAGTTCCTGAAACTGGAGTGACTTTTGCTGATGTTGCTGGTGCTGATCAAGCTAAATTGGAGTTACAAGAagtggttgatttcttgaaaaatccTGATAAGTATACTGCTTTAGGTGCTAAGATACCAAAAGGGTGTCTTTTGGTAGGTCCACCAG GTACTGGGAAGACCCTTTTGGCTAGAGCAGTAGCTGGTGAGGCTGGTGTACCATTTTTCTCTTGTGCAGCATCAGAGTTTGTTGAGTTGTTTGTTGGTGTGGGAGCTTCAAGAGTGAGGGATTTGTTCGAGAAGGCGAAATCGAAAGCGCCTTgcattgtgtttattgatgagatTGATGCTGTGGGAAGGCAGAGAGGTGCTGGACTTGGAGGTGGAAATGATGAGAGAGAGCAAACTATTAATCAGCTCTTGACTGAAATGGATGGGTTTTCTGGAAATTCTGGTGTCATTGTTTTGGCTGCAACTAACAGGCCTGATGTTCTTGATTCTGCATTGTTGAGACCTGGGAGGTTTGATCGACAAGTGACTGTTGACAGACCTGATGTTGCTGGTAGAGTCAGGATTCTTCAG GTGCATTCTAGAGGAAAGGCCCTTGCAAAGGATGTCGACTTTGATAAGATTGCCAGGAGAACACCAGGTTTCACTGGTGCAGATTTGCAAAACTTGATGAATGAAGCAGCCATCCTTGCAGCTAGGCGTGACCTAAAGGAAATAAGTAAAGATGAGATATCCGATGCTCTGGAGAGGATCATTGCTGGCCCAGAGAAGAAAAATGCTGTTGTCTCggaagagaagaagaagctGGTAGCTTATCATG AGGCTGGCCATGCCTTGGTTGGTGCACTTATGCCCGAGTATGATCCTGTTGCAAAGATATCCATAATTCCTCGTGGCCAAGCCGGTGGTCTCACCTTCTTTGCCCCCAGTGAAGAAAGACTTGAGTCGGGGCTGTACAGCAGGAGCTACCTGGAGAATCAAATGGCAGTTGCTCTTGGTGGAAG GGTTGCTGAGGAGGTTATTTTTGGACAAGACAACGTAACAACCGGGGCATCTAACGATTTCATGCAAGTTTCACGAGTGGCAAGGCAAATGGTTGAGAGATTAGGTTTCAGCAAAAAGATAGGCCAAGTTGCCATTGGAGGGGGTGGAGGAAACCCTTTCCTAGGTCAATCG ATGTCATCCCAGAAAGACTACTCCATGGCGACAGCCGATGTGGTTGATGCTGAAGTCAGGGAATTGGTTGAAAAAGCATATGAAAGAGCTACACAAATCATCACAACTCACATCGACATCCTACACAAGCTTGCTCAGTTGCTGATAGAGAAAGAAACTGTTGATGGTGAAGAGTTCATGAGCCTTTTCATTGATGGCAAGGCCGAGCTATACATATCTTAA
- the LOC132035258 gene encoding uncharacterized protein LOC132035258, giving the protein MANQMTTNHVRSTSLPTATHPLILSAEEQLRRLKSSEGTSTSSNSTICQKLDGLRKLYNRVDDVLKLPISQQVHEKHVKLLEQVSDVSLNVLDTCNIIKDAFSQIKESVKLLESSLRRGRSGESNLSIQVDAYMASNKKLNKVICKCLRDLKQKENNQTIIIEDSDFASLISLIKGVEDISLTVLESTLSFISHPNMRSKSSSWCLVKMLKPKRVSCEGIDISEVEKIHMELVLLRNEKIDQSQMLSALKKLQAFESSIQELEDGLGVIFRLLLKNRVSLLNILSH; this is encoded by the coding sequence ATGGCAAATCAAATGACCACAAATCATGTTCGTTCAACGAGCTTGCCTACTGCAACTCATCCTCTTATTTTGAGTGCAGAGGAGCAGTTGCGAAGGTTAAAGTCATCCGAAGGAACTTCCACATCTTCTAACTCGACGATATGCCAAAAATTAGATGGACTCAGAAAATTGTACAATCGTGTTGATGATGTCCTCAAGTTGCCAATTAGCCAACAAGTTCATGAAAAACATGTCAAATTGCTAGAACAAGTATCTGATGTGTCCCTCAATGTTTTGGATACTTGTAATATCATTAAAGATGCTTTCTCACAGATTAAAGAAAGTGTTAAACTACTCGAGTCATCTCTTCGAAGAGGCAGAAGTGGAGAATCTAACTTATCCATTCAAGTTGATGCATACATGGCATCCAATAAGAAATTGAACAAAGTGATTTGCAAATGTCTCAGAGATTTGAAGCAGAAAGAAAACAATCAGACAATAATAATAGAAGACTCTGACTTTGCATCATTGATTAGCTTAATAAAaggagttgaagatattagtcTTACAGTGTTGGAGTCAACCCTATCTTTTATTTCTCATCCAAATATGAGATCAAAGTCAAGTAGTTGGTGTTTGGTCAAAATGTTGAAGCCTAAGAGAGTCTCATGTGAAGGAATTGATATCTCTGAAGTAGAAAAGATACACATGGAGTTAGTTCTCCTACGAAATGAGAAGATCGATCAATCACAGATGCTAAGTGCACTTAAAAAACTGCAGGCATTTGAGTCGAGCATTCAAGAACTAGAGGATGGTTTAGGAGTTATCTTTAGGCTTCTATTGAAAAATCGAGTGTCCCTCCTCAACATTCTCAGCCACTAA